From SAR116 cluster alpha proteobacterium HIMB100, one genomic window encodes:
- a CDS encoding subtilisin-like serine protease (PFAM: Subtilase family), whose amino-acid sequence MVLSRWHEKLRPVQTVIGCLACVCLVLSVFPLRAEGRADRHAVFAQTGWFAEVDQLLTAAGHSPSHAQLVALWAAADDLRIQAHSLAELKEKLPLPARTLQRLLTQLVAAASAAPAASQPDQRQGFMTAQPARQTIWAQPRSRQWREDVRRKAKRRSSTAKKLAAEARLAVLQVMSAHLRDPLLGQLNAAPPLPAPPPVPLPPPAVGAAGGLGAGAGAGAAAASAAAGAVTTATMAGVAAGAGAVAAAASGGSAKTSPGAGSAGGSDGGSGGGSGGGSGGGSGGGNENLDTAVWETAEYSANYGLGAINASTAYARGYTGDGVTVSVLDSPFDTNHADLQANLTTAYDALDGDSIVSCPANGCISSHGTHVAGTIGAVKNDTGMHGVAPDVTIKPVKIFGNDLSFVTTPQLVNAIAAGSGSGIAVMNNSWGSTKTDTLSYNGSTYFYKRPYYNYDDNNSSEFISGSQTVNGVTSPIYGLYPTELSAWQTATDNTVVVFANGNDGLNTETGQVKLYSDSATNNFVQYAANTNTSVNDNIPSFRGSYAVVDDNVSGQWLTVVAVDQNNQIASFSNGCGYAKDFCIAAPGVAIYSTYDVDDNTTSPPVSYKNLQGTSMAAPHVTGGLALLKEQFPNLTPEQLTTLVLSTATDLGATGTDTVYGVGLLNLAEASQPQGGLSIAGTNGHALAGVIMQNTALHPSFVFGQALQAGDLTIGVMDGYARAYSWQPTIIQAVQPLPSNQAFLDQLDRSAPDPVYQSDNLQLVSQGSAGDGLPDRLAFSYANAVSGIDLLRLKKTDPLLLDRQVDAPQLASSFLSASSQDILQISSFWRPTTELGLSARLLRGATDQGHQFTEYAVTADLISELVHHDITAGILTEQNSVLGAGLSGVYQLARPSRTAYLQMGMNRYVTENLQLQSRYSLLRTTAEALYADMIGYHNLMADKVSFQVDYRPSHHLSLHHQFGVALPLATTSGVMTQATTRGYQADGGYLSVYDQISLVNPARQIDLYHIMQADTSLGFNWYSSAQYSHNFAGIRGKSAVDMRIGAKLNF is encoded by the coding sequence ATGGTGTTGAGCCGCTGGCATGAAAAACTGAGGCCAGTTCAGACAGTAATCGGGTGTCTGGCGTGCGTTTGTCTGGTATTGTCTGTCTTTCCTCTGCGGGCTGAAGGCCGGGCAGACCGTCATGCTGTCTTTGCTCAGACCGGGTGGTTTGCAGAAGTCGACCAGCTTTTGACGGCGGCTGGCCATTCGCCGTCTCATGCTCAGCTGGTCGCTTTATGGGCCGCTGCTGATGATTTGCGGATCCAGGCACATAGTCTGGCTGAACTGAAAGAAAAATTGCCCTTGCCTGCGCGCACTCTGCAGCGCCTTCTCACTCAGCTGGTAGCAGCAGCATCCGCCGCTCCGGCAGCCAGTCAGCCTGACCAACGGCAAGGCTTTATGACCGCCCAGCCTGCGCGTCAGACGATCTGGGCTCAGCCGCGATCGCGTCAGTGGCGAGAGGATGTGAGGCGCAAGGCAAAACGCCGCAGTTCAACAGCAAAAAAACTGGCTGCCGAAGCACGTTTGGCTGTGCTCCAGGTAATGTCTGCTCATTTGCGCGATCCTCTTTTAGGACAGCTGAATGCTGCACCGCCTTTGCCTGCTCCGCCCCCGGTACCTCTGCCACCACCTGCGGTGGGCGCTGCGGGTGGCCTTGGGGCAGGGGCAGGGGCAGGCGCAGCTGCAGCCAGTGCAGCAGCTGGCGCGGTCACGACGGCAACAATGGCTGGTGTTGCGGCTGGGGCGGGCGCGGTAGCAGCTGCAGCCTCAGGCGGGTCAGCAAAAACATCGCCGGGCGCTGGTTCTGCTGGTGGCTCTGATGGCGGGTCTGGCGGGGGCTCTGGAGGAGGCTCTGGCGGAGGCTCAGGTGGCGGCAATGAAAATCTGGATACCGCTGTTTGGGAAACAGCTGAATATAGTGCGAATTACGGGCTTGGGGCGATTAATGCCTCTACCGCCTATGCCAGAGGATATACCGGGGACGGGGTGACCGTATCGGTTTTGGATTCGCCTTTTGATACAAACCATGCGGATTTACAGGCCAATCTGACCACAGCCTATGATGCCCTTGATGGCGACAGCATCGTATCTTGTCCTGCAAATGGCTGTATCTCTTCACATGGTACTCATGTCGCAGGAACCATTGGTGCGGTGAAGAATGATACAGGCATGCATGGCGTTGCCCCTGATGTGACCATCAAGCCAGTGAAAATATTTGGTAATGATTTATCGTTTGTGACAACACCGCAGCTTGTAAATGCAATTGCGGCTGGTTCAGGTTCTGGAATTGCGGTGATGAATAACAGCTGGGGGTCAACCAAAACCGATACGCTCAGCTATAATGGGTCAACCTATTTTTACAAACGACCTTATTATAATTACGATGATAACAACTCATCAGAATTCATTTCCGGAAGCCAGACGGTTAATGGGGTTACCTCGCCTATATATGGCCTGTATCCCACCGAATTATCAGCCTGGCAGACCGCAACAGATAACACAGTTGTTGTTTTTGCCAACGGTAATGACGGGCTGAATACGGAAACGGGCCAGGTCAAGCTCTATTCAGATTCAGCAACCAATAATTTCGTCCAATATGCAGCCAATACAAATACATCTGTGAATGACAACATCCCCTCATTTCGGGGGTCTTATGCGGTGGTTGATGATAATGTATCCGGCCAGTGGCTGACCGTTGTTGCGGTTGACCAGAATAACCAGATAGCCAGCTTCAGCAATGGGTGTGGCTATGCCAAAGATTTTTGTATTGCGGCACCCGGGGTTGCGATTTATTCCACTTATGATGTGGATGACAACACGACCTCGCCGCCGGTATCCTATAAAAATCTGCAAGGCACATCTATGGCTGCCCCGCATGTTACTGGCGGGCTGGCCTTATTAAAAGAACAGTTTCCGAATCTGACCCCGGAACAGCTGACCACTCTGGTCCTGTCCACTGCGACAGATTTAGGGGCCACCGGCACAGACACAGTCTATGGTGTGGGGCTTCTTAATCTGGCTGAGGCCAGCCAGCCTCAGGGCGGGTTGTCAATTGCCGGAACCAACGGTCATGCACTTGCCGGGGTAATCATGCAGAATACGGCTCTTCACCCGTCCTTCGTGTTTGGTCAGGCTTTACAGGCTGGCGACCTGACCATCGGTGTTATGGATGGCTATGCCCGTGCCTATAGCTGGCAGCCAACAATTATACAGGCGGTACAACCGCTCCCGTCCAATCAGGCCTTTCTTGACCAGCTGGATCGCAGCGCGCCTGACCCTGTCTATCAGTCAGACAATCTCCAGCTTGTATCACAAGGGAGCGCTGGTGACGGGTTGCCTGACCGGTTGGCCTTCAGCTATGCCAATGCGGTATCCGGTATTGACTTGCTGCGGCTGAAAAAAACAGATCCCTTATTACTGGATCGCCAGGTGGACGCGCCCCAGCTGGCCTCTTCGTTTTTATCAGCTTCCAGTCAGGACATCCTCCAGATATCATCATTTTGGCGGCCGACAACAGAACTTGGGCTGAGCGCGCGGTTATTGCGCGGAGCCACTGATCAGGGTCACCAGTTTACTGAATATGCAGTAACCGCAGATCTGATATCTGAGCTTGTGCATCATGACATCACTGCCGGCATTCTGACCGAACAGAACAGCGTTTTAGGGGCAGGTTTGTCAGGTGTATACCAGTTGGCACGTCCATCTCGCACGGCTTATCTGCAAATGGGTATGAACCGGTATGTGACCGAAAACCTCCAGCTGCAAAGCCGATACAGCCTGCTCCGCACCACTGCCGAGGCCTTATATGCTGATATGATCGGATATCATAATTTAATGGCTGACAAGGTGAGCTTTCAGGTGGATTACCGCCCCTCTCATCACCTCTCTCTGCATCACCAGTTTGGCGTAGCCCTGCCGTTGGCAACAACCTCTGGGGTCATGACCCAGGCAACAACCAGAGGCTATCAGGCTGATGGCGGTTATCTGTCTGTTTATGACCAGATATCACTGGTCAATCCGGCCCGCCAAATCGATCTCTACCATATCATGCAGGCAGACACATCGCTTGGCTTCAACTGGTACTCTTCTGCTCAATACAGCCATAATTTTGCAGGCATCAGAGGGAAATCGGCTGTAGATATGCGGATTGGTGCAAAGCTGAATTTTTAA
- a CDS encoding putative hemolysin (PFAM: Acyltransferase), with protein sequence MTKTKADQVFQSPDVTTIDVRAALTAHYSPFLSWPSFVQALVTAALRLLIKQTQINRFLHENAHLKGADFIEQVFAEINVSYTIMNNDLRNIPEKGAVIIVANHPLGGLDGLGLLHLVSTVRPDVKIVSNQLLTQISPLSDLFLAVDNLTGETRKQDIKRIEQALIEEQAVIFFPSGEVSRATSGGIKDRQWNSGFLRFAERCQVPVVPVCIQARNSAAFYLIARLSQTLSMLCLPREMIKFSGQMRFYIGAKINTTQLHRLSVSRRHKVELIQRHVYSLQKMQQPPVITAPESLSPPQNRSSLQRELERAEHLGQTADGKSILFFSADIDSTVLNEIGRLREQAFRAVGEGTGACHDIDQFDHYYRHIVLWDEQLTEIVGAYRLGEIWAWPEKDKNRLYSSTLFSYQETAQPVFEAGLELGRSFVQPRFWGMRSLDYLWQGIGAYIARHPKVGYLFGPVSLSASLPERAKALLVRYYAQHYPDPAQLACSLMPYRPSAKHGQLAEQLIPGRDKRADFRRLTEQLDQLGVKVPTLYKQYTAVCETGGVRFSAFNVDPQFSYCVDGLVCVDLRYLTDKKRQRYLLPHL encoded by the coding sequence ATGACAAAGACGAAGGCTGATCAGGTTTTTCAAAGCCCTGACGTGACCACAATTGACGTCAGGGCTGCATTGACTGCGCATTATTCACCTTTTTTAAGCTGGCCATCTTTTGTTCAGGCACTGGTGACAGCTGCCCTTCGCCTGCTGATAAAACAAACACAGATTAACCGCTTCTTACACGAAAACGCTCACCTCAAGGGGGCCGATTTCATTGAGCAGGTATTTGCAGAAATTAATGTCAGCTACACCATCATGAATAATGATCTGCGCAATATTCCTGAAAAAGGGGCTGTCATTATCGTGGCGAATCATCCGTTGGGCGGGTTGGATGGGCTTGGCCTGTTACATCTGGTCAGCACGGTTCGGCCAGATGTGAAAATTGTTTCTAATCAGCTGCTGACACAAATCAGCCCCTTATCAGATTTGTTTCTGGCAGTTGACAATCTGACCGGCGAGACCCGCAAGCAAGATATCAAACGCATCGAACAGGCTTTGATTGAAGAGCAGGCGGTGATTTTTTTCCCCTCAGGTGAGGTGTCCAGAGCGACATCAGGTGGAATCAAGGACAGACAATGGAACAGCGGCTTCCTGCGGTTTGCTGAACGATGTCAGGTGCCTGTGGTTCCGGTCTGCATTCAGGCCCGCAATTCAGCAGCCTTTTATCTTATCGCGCGGCTCAGCCAGACTCTGTCGATGTTGTGTCTGCCACGCGAAATGATAAAGTTCTCAGGCCAGATGCGGTTTTACATCGGCGCCAAAATTAACACCACCCAATTGCACAGACTCTCGGTCAGTCGCCGCCACAAGGTTGAGCTGATTCAGCGTCATGTCTACAGCCTGCAAAAGATGCAGCAACCGCCGGTCATTACCGCTCCGGAAAGCCTCAGCCCCCCACAGAACCGCTCATCTTTACAGCGTGAGCTGGAGAGGGCCGAGCATCTTGGACAGACAGCAGATGGCAAGTCAATTCTTTTCTTTTCAGCAGATATAGACTCTACAGTTCTGAATGAAATTGGGCGGTTGCGCGAGCAAGCCTTTAGAGCTGTGGGCGAAGGCACCGGGGCATGTCATGATATCGACCAGTTTGATCACTATTATCGTCACATTGTGTTGTGGGATGAACAGCTTACTGAAATTGTCGGGGCTTATCGTCTGGGGGAAATTTGGGCCTGGCCTGAAAAGGACAAAAATCGGCTATATTCCAGCACTCTGTTTTCTTATCAGGAGACTGCCCAGCCTGTGTTTGAAGCGGGGCTGGAATTAGGCCGGTCATTTGTTCAGCCACGATTCTGGGGGATGCGCTCACTTGATTATCTCTGGCAAGGGATTGGGGCCTATATTGCTCGTCATCCGAAGGTTGGTTATCTGTTCGGCCCGGTATCTTTATCTGCTTCACTGCCGGAACGGGCAAAGGCGTTGCTGGTGCGGTATTATGCCCAGCATTACCCGGATCCGGCACAACTGGCCTGCAGCCTGATGCCTTATCGGCCCAGCGCTAAACATGGCCAGCTTGCAGAACAACTTATCCCCGGTCGCGACAAAAGAGCAGATTTCCGGCGCCTGACCGAACAGCTGGACCAACTCGGGGTGAAGGTGCCGACCTTATACAAACAATATACAGCTGTATGTGAGACAGGTGGTGTGCGGTTTTCGGCCTTTAATGTTGATCCTCAGTTCAGCTATTGTGTGGATGGTCTGGTCTGTGTGGATTTGCGTTATCTGACAGACAAAAAACGCCAGCGTTACCTGTTGCCGCATCTGTAA
- a CDS encoding SET domain-containing protein (PFAM: SET domain), with protein MSSILSSFPIHVGSSPVHGQGVFATRAIAKGEVIERCPYIVIDDDDLAEANRLQDYLFTSPDQPGDYLCVLGYGMMYNHSDTPNAEWEIDDDDIQFVRFTALQPISEGDEIFQNYGEEYWTTRTSD; from the coding sequence ATGTCCTCTATCTTATCCAGCTTTCCCATTCATGTGGGCTCATCACCTGTGCATGGTCAGGGTGTGTTTGCGACGCGCGCGATCGCAAAAGGGGAGGTTATAGAAAGATGCCCTTATATCGTTATTGATGATGATGATTTGGCTGAAGCGAATCGTCTGCAGGATTATCTGTTTACCAGTCCGGATCAGCCAGGGGACTATTTATGCGTTCTTGGCTATGGCATGATGTATAATCACAGCGACACGCCCAATGCAGAATGGGAAATTGATGATGATGACATCCAGTTTGTCCGCTTTACTGCGCTTCAGCCGATATCTGAAGGTGACGAGATTTTTCAAAATTATGGCGAAGAATATTGGACAACACGCACCAGTGACTAG
- a CDS encoding nucleoside recognition domain-containing protein, with amino-acid sequence MERFDVKKTCVDIVDVSITLFKIMIPTLILVKIFEELGVVLLLNQVMAPLTMLMGLPVEMAIVLTTTLLTNPYAGLIVFSNLSVGSDFTVAQATILAMFMLLAHSLPVEVLIARKSGVRARATIFVRVGGGLLVCILLNYLFDITGLLSQPALISLPQLSATVGWQDWAIEQIKALIFVQIVIIILLFFLEGLRVIGVERLIRLALNPFLRFMGVGDQAATIAVVGVTLGLGFGGGLLIKEVASGTIPKKDVFGVLSFLNLSHSVFEDTAVVMLIGPSLFIVLVGRMIYAMLFVFVLMRIASSLPDHIWKRHLTNANIPEHPAVA; translated from the coding sequence ATGGAGCGATTCGACGTCAAAAAAACCTGTGTAGATATTGTAGACGTCTCGATAACGCTCTTCAAAATCATGATTCCCACCTTGATTCTGGTGAAAATCTTCGAAGAGTTAGGCGTTGTTCTCCTGCTCAATCAGGTCATGGCTCCTTTGACGATGTTGATGGGGCTGCCTGTCGAAATGGCGATTGTTCTGACCACCACTTTGCTGACTAACCCTTATGCTGGATTGATTGTGTTCTCAAATCTGTCTGTCGGCTCCGACTTCACAGTGGCACAGGCAACCATTCTGGCAATGTTTATGCTGCTGGCTCATTCATTGCCGGTAGAAGTGTTGATTGCCCGCAAAAGTGGGGTGCGGGCACGGGCAACCATTTTTGTCCGGGTTGGCGGCGGGCTGCTGGTCTGTATTTTGTTGAATTATCTGTTCGATATAACCGGCCTTTTATCACAGCCAGCCTTGATCAGCCTGCCTCAACTATCGGCAACTGTGGGCTGGCAGGACTGGGCGATCGAACAGATTAAGGCTCTTATCTTTGTTCAAATCGTGATTATCATATTACTTTTTTTCCTAGAAGGGCTGCGGGTCATTGGTGTGGAGCGGTTAATCAGACTAGCGCTCAACCCGTTTTTACGATTTATGGGGGTTGGCGACCAGGCTGCAACAATTGCGGTTGTTGGGGTGACGCTCGGACTTGGTTTTGGTGGCGGGCTTCTGATTAAGGAAGTGGCCTCAGGCACGATCCCCAAAAAAGATGTCTTTGGCGTGCTCAGTTTTCTGAACTTATCGCATTCGGTATTTGAAGATACTGCTGTCGTTATGCTTATCGGCCCCAGCTTGTTCATTGTGTTGGTGGGCCGCATGATCTACGCCATGCTGTTTGTCTTTGTGCTGATGCGAATTGCCTCTTCATTGCCAGATCATATATGGAAACGGCATTTAACCAATGCCAATATCCCTGAACACCCTGCTGTGGCCTGA
- a CDS encoding TRAP-type mannitol/chloroaromatic compound transport system, periplasmic component (PFAM: Bacterial extracellular solute-binding protein, family 7~TIGRFAM: Tat (twin-arginine translocation) pathway signal sequence) has product MTKMNRRSFVKGAAIGAVAAPLATPALAQERIEMAIVATWGRDFPGLGTGAQRYAQTIQDISGGRIQVSYYAAGERVGAFDSFDEVASGNAQGYHAADYYWKGRHPGYGYFTAVPFGLTYTEMNAWIRHGGGQELWDELAGEFGLKAIMAGSTGTQAGGWFNKEINSADDFKGLKMRIPGLGGDVIGKLGGSPVTVPGGQIYENLVSGAIDATEWVGAWNDEIMKFYEAAKFYYTAGMHEPGSMIAAGFNAKWWADLSDTDKAIIEAAATAENEKMMSEYNGNSGPAFKRLTTEHGVQIRSFNDDVWDAMAEAADEVFEEARAHSDLANRIHESCMAARQEVGGWLGTSTGEYLAQRNRIYDV; this is encoded by the coding sequence ATGACAAAAATGAATCGTCGTTCTTTTGTTAAAGGCGCGGCTATTGGGGCAGTTGCTGCACCATTGGCCACACCAGCATTGGCACAAGAGCGTATTGAAATGGCCATTGTGGCAACATGGGGCCGTGACTTCCCAGGTCTGGGAACAGGTGCTCAGCGTTATGCGCAAACCATCCAGGATATTTCTGGTGGCCGCATCCAGGTCAGCTATTATGCTGCTGGTGAGCGTGTTGGCGCATTTGACAGCTTTGATGAAGTTGCCTCAGGCAACGCACAAGGCTATCACGCTGCTGATTACTACTGGAAAGGCCGTCACCCAGGTTACGGTTACTTCACAGCAGTTCCTTTCGGCCTGACATACACAGAAATGAATGCCTGGATCCGTCACGGCGGTGGTCAGGAGCTGTGGGATGAGCTGGCAGGTGAATTTGGCCTGAAAGCTATCATGGCCGGTTCAACAGGCACACAGGCCGGCGGCTGGTTCAACAAAGAAATCAACTCAGCTGATGACTTCAAAGGTCTGAAGATGCGTATCCCAGGTCTGGGTGGTGACGTTATCGGTAAGCTTGGTGGCTCACCAGTGACTGTTCCAGGCGGCCAGATTTATGAAAACCTGGTATCTGGTGCGATTGACGCGACTGAATGGGTCGGTGCATGGAACGATGAAATCATGAAGTTCTATGAAGCTGCCAAGTTCTACTACACAGCAGGCATGCATGAGCCAGGCTCAATGATTGCTGCAGGTTTCAACGCAAAATGGTGGGCTGATCTGTCAGATACAGACAAGGCGATCATTGAAGCTGCTGCGACTGCTGAAAACGAAAAGATGATGTCAGAGTACAATGGTAACTCAGGCCCAGCCTTTAAGCGTTTGACAACAGAGCATGGCGTGCAAATCCGTTCATTCAACGACGATGTATGGGATGCGATGGCTGAAGCTGCTGATGAAGTGTTTGAAGAAGCACGCGCTCATTCAGATCTTGCAAACCGGATTCACGAAAGCTGCATGGCAGCTCGTCAGGAAGTCGGTGGCTGGCTGGGTACATCAACAGGTGAATACCTGGCACAGCGTAACCGGATTTACGACGTTTAA
- a CDS encoding TRAP-type mannitol/chloroaromatic compound transport system, small permease component (PFAM: Tripartite ATP-independent periplasmic transporters, DctQ component), whose amino-acid sequence MTNRTYLGNLLHYLAVASALAGGAFVINNFLTYIFDLPGLYGFLNQFGAGFDFPERNYSAFALIIGFVQSLMYVAALLWPAYVISRLNDQRRESSSMNMVAGLVISAAFWSVMLVGIADAAISFVRIENMLPGIVGDELALSLGKPAFRGVYVHIPLMIAGTIIALFRRGIDFIWLASLIVFGELLIVITRFIFSYEQAFMGDLVRFWYAALFLFASAYTLVNDGHVRVDVIYAGFSERMKSVINVYGSLILGLPLCWVILSRGLWSESSPFNLALLNFEVTQQGFGMYVKYLMSGFLVVFAVSMLFQFASFMLDELNKIEQADNDAETGQSAQKAN is encoded by the coding sequence ATGACCAACCGGACTTACTTAGGTAATCTTTTGCATTATTTGGCCGTTGCCAGTGCCTTAGCAGGCGGGGCCTTTGTAATTAATAATTTTCTCACTTATATTTTTGACTTGCCCGGCTTGTATGGTTTTCTGAATCAATTTGGCGCGGGTTTTGATTTCCCAGAACGCAATTATTCAGCTTTTGCCCTGATCATTGGATTTGTCCAGAGCCTGATGTATGTTGCCGCCCTTTTATGGCCTGCCTATGTCATCAGCCGCCTGAATGACCAAAGGCGCGAATCATCATCAATGAATATGGTGGCCGGGCTGGTAATTTCAGCCGCATTCTGGTCAGTGATGCTGGTTGGCATCGCTGACGCGGCCATTTCATTTGTCAGAATTGAAAATATGCTGCCAGGCATTGTCGGGGATGAGCTTGCATTGTCTCTCGGCAAACCTGCTTTCCGCGGTGTTTATGTCCATATTCCTTTAATGATTGCCGGCACGATAATCGCTTTGTTCCGGCGAGGCATTGATTTTATCTGGCTGGCGTCTCTTATCGTTTTCGGCGAATTGCTGATCGTTATCACACGCTTCATCTTTTCCTATGAGCAAGCATTTATGGGAGATTTGGTCCGGTTCTGGTACGCTGCGCTGTTCCTCTTTGCCAGTGCCTACACGCTCGTTAATGACGGGCATGTGCGGGTGGATGTGATTTATGCCGGTTTCTCAGAACGGATGAAGTCTGTGATCAACGTTTACGGGTCTTTGATCCTCGGGTTGCCTTTATGCTGGGTCATCCTTAGCCGCGGCTTATGGAGTGAATCCTCACCTTTCAATCTTGCTTTGCTGAATTTCGAAGTCACGCAGCAAGGGTTTGGCATGTATGTTAAATATCTGATGTCCGGCTTCCTTGTCGTATTTGCGGTTTCCATGCTGTTCCAGTTTGCAAGCTTCATGCTTGATGAGCTGAACAAAATTGAACAGGCAGATAACGATGCAGAAACAGGGCAATCAGCACAGAAGGCTAATTAA